A region of the Polynucleobacter sp. MWH-Braz-FAM2G genome:
ATTTTGGTTACCACAGACAAAGGCTTGTGCGGCGGTTTAAATACCAACGTCCTGCGTTTGATTGCAAACCAAGTGCGCGACTTGCAAGAAAAAAATATTGGCATTGAGTACACCGCGATTGGTTCAAAAGGTTTGCAATTTTTGAATCGTTCAAAAGCTAAATTGATGTCTCAAACAATTCAAATTGGCGATACGCCGCATTTGGATGTTTTGATTGGTGCAATTACTGCCCAATTAGAAGCGTTTGAGCGTGGCGAGATTGATGCTGTGTATTTGGCATACACCCGCTTTGTAAATGCAATGAAGCAAGAACCTGTTTTAGAAAAACTCTTGCCTTTGGAGTCAGAGTCTTTGACCCCAAACGAGAAGACAGGCAATTCTTGGGATTACATCTACGAACCTGACGCAGAGTCCATTTTGAATGGCCTGCTTAAGCGTTACGTTGAAGCAATGATTTATCAGGCAGTTGCTGAAAACATGGCTTCTGAGCAGTCTGCACGTATGGTCTCAATGAAGGCCGCCTCAGATAATGCAAAGAACGTAATTGGCGAACTGCAATTGGATTACAACAAAACACGACAGGCTGCTATTACCAAAGAGCTATCAGAAATTGTTGGCGGAGCGGCTGCGGTTTAAGCGGTCAGCATTTAGGAATACGAAAGAATTTACGGAATTAAAAGCGGAGAAATGCGATGAGTAACGGAAATATCGTGCAATGTATCGGTCCAGTGGTGGACATTCAGT
Encoded here:
- the atpG gene encoding F0F1 ATP synthase subunit gamma; this encodes MASTKEIRSKIKSVQNTRKITKAMEMVAASKMRRAQERMRNARPYAEKIREIVANLSKANPEFRPAYMATREIKKVGTILVTTDKGLCGGLNTNVLRLIANQVRDLQEKNIGIEYTAIGSKGLQFLNRSKAKLMSQTIQIGDTPHLDVLIGAITAQLEAFERGEIDAVYLAYTRFVNAMKQEPVLEKLLPLESESLTPNEKTGNSWDYIYEPDAESILNGLLKRYVEAMIYQAVAENMASEQSARMVSMKAASDNAKNVIGELQLDYNKTRQAAITKELSEIVGGAAAV